One segment of Natronosalvus halobius DNA contains the following:
- a CDS encoding ATP synthase subunit B produces the protein MKEYQTITEISGPLVFAEVDEPVGYDEIVEIETEDGKTLRGQVLESSEGLVSIQVFEGTGGIDRNASVRFLGETMKMPVTEDLLGRVLDGSGNPIDGGPEIVPDERLDIVGAAINPYSREYPEEFIQTGVSSIDGMNTLVRGQKLPIFSGSGLPHNDLALQIARQATVPEEEGESDEEGSEFAVIFGAMGITQEEANEFMQDFERTGALERSVVFMNLADDPAVERTVTPRLALTTAEYLAFEKDYHVLVILTDITNYCEALREIGAAREEVPGRRGYPGYMYTDLAQLYERAGRIQGREGSVTQIPILTMPSDDITHPIPDLTGYITEGQIIVDRSLNSQGIEPPINVLPSLSRLMDDGIGEGLTRGDHADVSDQLYAAYAEGEDLRDLVNIVGREALTDRDNKFLDFADRFENEFVQQGYDTDRSIEDTLEIGWDLLSTLPKEELNRIDEDLIAEHYREEPAEAVQAD, from the coding sequence ATGAAAGAATACCAGACAATCACGGAAATCAGCGGTCCGCTGGTCTTCGCCGAGGTCGACGAGCCCGTCGGCTACGACGAAATCGTCGAAATCGAGACGGAAGACGGCAAGACCCTGCGCGGACAGGTACTCGAATCGAGCGAAGGACTCGTCTCGATCCAGGTGTTCGAGGGAACGGGCGGCATCGACCGCAACGCCTCCGTTCGCTTCCTGGGCGAGACCATGAAGATGCCCGTCACGGAGGACCTGCTCGGGCGCGTCCTCGACGGGTCTGGGAACCCCATCGACGGCGGTCCCGAGATCGTTCCCGACGAGCGACTCGACATCGTCGGCGCGGCGATCAACCCCTACTCCCGGGAGTACCCCGAGGAGTTCATCCAGACGGGTGTCAGTTCTATCGACGGCATGAACACGCTCGTTCGCGGGCAGAAACTGCCGATCTTCTCCGGTTCCGGACTGCCGCACAACGATCTGGCGCTCCAGATCGCCCGGCAGGCGACGGTGCCGGAGGAGGAAGGAGAAAGCGACGAGGAGGGCTCGGAGTTCGCCGTCATCTTCGGCGCGATGGGGATCACCCAGGAGGAGGCCAACGAATTCATGCAGGACTTCGAGCGCACCGGCGCGCTCGAGCGCTCGGTCGTCTTCATGAACCTCGCGGACGACCCCGCCGTCGAGCGGACGGTCACGCCGCGACTGGCCCTGACCACCGCCGAGTACCTCGCCTTCGAGAAGGACTACCACGTACTCGTCATCCTCACGGACATCACGAACTACTGTGAGGCGCTGCGCGAAATCGGCGCGGCCCGCGAAGAGGTTCCGGGTCGACGTGGCTACCCCGGATACATGTACACCGACCTGGCCCAGCTCTACGAGCGGGCGGGTCGTATCCAGGGCCGCGAGGGCTCGGTTACCCAGATTCCGATCCTGACGATGCCCTCCGACGACATCACCCACCCGATTCCGGACCTGACGGGCTACATTACCGAGGGTCAGATCATCGTCGACCGGTCCCTGAACAGTCAAGGGATCGAGCCGCCGATCAACGTCCTGCCCAGCCTGTCGCGACTGATGGACGACGGGATCGGCGAGGGACTGACCCGCGGCGACCACGCGGACGTCTCCGACCAGCTCTACGCCGCGTACGCGGAGGGTGAGGACCTGCGCGACCTCGTGAACATCGTCGGTCGCGAGGCGCTGACCGATCGAGACAACAAGTTCCTCGACTTCGCCGACCGGTTCGAGAACGAGTTCGTCCAGCAGGGATACGACACCGACCGGTCGATCGAGGACACCCTCGAGATCGGCTGGGACCTGCTCTCGACGCTACCCAAGGAGGAACTCAACCGGATCGACGAAGACCTCATCGCGGAGCACTATCGCGAGGAACCGGCCGAAGCAGTACAGGCAGACTGA